From Diospyros lotus cultivar Yz01 chromosome 4, ASM1463336v1, whole genome shotgun sequence, a single genomic window includes:
- the LOC127799557 gene encoding chalcone synthase-like — protein MAPKSVEEIRKAQRAQGPATVLAIGTATPSNCVYQADYPDYYFRITNSDHKTELKEKFKRMCEKSMIKKRYMHLTEELLKENPNICAYMAPSLDARQDMVVVEVPKLGKEAAAKAIKEWGQPKSKITHLVFCTTSGVDMPGADYQLTKLLGLRPSVKRLMMYQQGCFAGGTVLRIAKDLAENNAGARVLVVCSEITAVTFRGPSDTHLDSLVGQALFGDGAAAVIVGADPDSSIERPLFELVSAAQTILPDSDGAIDGHLREVGLTFHLLKDVPGLISKNIEKSLVEAFTPIGINDWNSIFWIAHPGGPAILDQVEAKLGLKEEKLRATRHILSEYGNMSSACVLFILDEMRKKSLEEGKATTGEGLEWGVLFGFGPGLTVETVVLHSVSAAN, from the exons ATGGCGCCCAAGTCCGTGGAGGAGATCCGCAAGGCCCAGCGGGCTCAGGGCCCGGCCACCGTCTTGGCCATTGGCACGGCCACCCCCTCCAACTGCGTCTACCAGGCCGACTACCCCGACTACTACTTCCGGATCACCAACAGCGACCACAAGACCGAGCTCAAGGAGAAGTTTAAGCGAATGT GCGAGAAATCGATGATCAAGAAGAGGTATATGCACCTGACGGAGGAACTTCTCAAGGAGAACCCTAATATCTGCGCCTACATGGCGCCGTCGCTCGACGCCCGTCAAGACATGGTCGTCGTGGAGGTGCCCAAGCTTGGCAAGGAAGCTGCAGCGAAGGCCATTAAGGAATGGGGCCAACCCAAATCCAAGATCACCCACCTCGTTTTCTGCACCACTTCCGGCGTGGACATGCCAGGCGCCGACTACCAGCTCACCAAGCTGCTCGGCCTCCGCCCCTCCGTCAAGCGCCTCATGATGTACCAGCAGGGCTGCTTCGCCGGCGGCACCGTCCTCCGCATCGCCAAGGATCTCGCCGAGAACAATGCCGGAGCCCGCGTCCTCGTTGTCTGCTCCGAGATCACCGCTGTCACTTTCCGTGGCCCGTCCGACACTCACCTGGACTCCCTGGTGGGGCAGGCGCTCTTCGGCGATGGCGCTGCAGCGGTGATCGTCGGCGCGGACCCTGACAGCTCCATCGAGCGCCCGCTCTTCGAGCTCGTCTCCGCCGCGCAGACGATCCTGCCGGACTCCGACGGCGCAATCGACGGCCACCTCCGGGAGGTAGGGCTGACGTTCCACTTGCTGAAGGACGTGCCCGGCCTGATCTCCAAGAACATCGAGAAATCCCTGGTGGAAGCCTTCACCCCCATCGGAATCAACGACTGGAACTCCATATTCTGGATCGCCCACCCCGGCGGGCCGGCGATTCTGGACCAGGTGGAGGCGAAGCTCGGCCTGAAAGAGGAGAAGCTCCGGGCGACAAGGCACATTCTGAGCGAGTACGGGAACATGTCGAGCGCCTGCGTGCTGTTCATTCTGGATGAAATGAGGAAGAAGTCGCTGGAAGAAGGCAAGGCCACCACCGGCGAGGGGCTGGAATGGGGCGTTCTTTTCGGGTTCGGGCCGGGCCTCACCGTCGAGACGGTGGTGCTCCACAGCGTCAGTGCCGCGAATTAA